The Cyprinus carpio isolate SPL01 chromosome A9, ASM1834038v1, whole genome shotgun sequence genome window below encodes:
- the LOC109054352 gene encoding norrin-like: MRNSVALSQPGILFLLVTCPLLTILHGVTCKAESGHLGENDPDRCMRHHFVETITHPIYKCNSKMVLLARCEGHCSHTSRSDPMISFSSVLKQPFKSTCFCCRPHTSKLKAVRLRCSGGTRITATYRYILACSCEECS, encoded by the exons ATGAGGAACTCAGTCGCTCTGAGCCAGCCTGGGATTCTATTTCTTCTGGTCACATGTCCTCTGCTGACAATCCTGCATGGTGTAACCTGCAAAGCAGAGAGTGGACACTTAGGGGAAAATGATCCTGACAGGTGTATGAGGCATCATTTTGTTGAGACCATTACACATCCTATCTACAAGTGCAATTCAAAG ATGGTTCTCCTGGCTCGATGTGAGGGTCACTGCAGCCACACGTCCCGCTCAGACCCGATGATCTCTTTCAGCTCCGTCCTGAAGCAGCCTTTCAAAAGCACGTGTTTCTGCTGCCGTCCACATACCTCCAAACTGAAGGCGGTACGACTGCGATGCTCAGGCGGGACACGGATAACTGCTACTTACCGTTACATCCTTGCGTGCAGCTGCGAAGAGTGCAGCTGA